Proteins encoded within one genomic window of Rubripirellula tenax:
- a CDS encoding N-formylglutamate amidohydrolase has protein sequence MCLLISCDVGGDRFPAALTAAQTISLERGTSPSCDIAAAYVAQRLATGFDAPLITNAFSPALIDVGRSLHHRELFPKWTRKWPEPDRQLLVDEIYRPYRESVRRAIAGGLLRHSYVIHLSIRTFALRTKGTIRRTDVGLLYDPSNDHEVDLCLDWIDEMYDEAPMLRVRRNYPRRGTNDSITKSMRAEFAGTPYLGIEVMLNRAWVSRDVSLRDEAIEGIIGGLKSITQTPQREAA, from the coding sequence ATGTGCTTGTTGATCAGCTGCGATGTGGGGGGTGATCGATTCCCTGCGGCGCTGACCGCGGCGCAGACGATATCGTTGGAGCGGGGCACGTCGCCTTCCTGCGATATCGCGGCTGCTTATGTGGCCCAGCGACTGGCAACGGGCTTCGACGCACCACTGATCACCAATGCTTTTTCGCCAGCGCTGATCGATGTCGGCAGATCGCTGCATCACCGCGAACTGTTTCCAAAGTGGACGCGGAAGTGGCCCGAGCCGGATCGTCAATTGTTGGTTGACGAAATTTATCGTCCGTATCGCGAAAGCGTTCGGCGTGCGATCGCGGGTGGCCTGCTGCGACACTCCTATGTCATCCATCTATCGATCCGTACGTTTGCGCTGCGGACGAAAGGCACGATTCGCCGGACGGACGTGGGTTTGCTTTACGATCCGTCGAATGATCACGAAGTCGATTTGTGCTTGGATTGGATCGACGAGATGTATGACGAAGCGCCCATGCTTCGCGTCCGTCGCAACTATCCGCGTCGCGGTACCAACGACAGCATCACCAAGTCCATGCGAGCAGAGTTTGCGGGGACACCCTATTTGGGAATCGAAGTGATGTTGAACCGGGCATGGGTGTCACGTGATGTTTCGCTGCGCGACGAAGCGATCGAAGGTATCATCGGCGGTTTGAAGTCGATCACCCAAACTCCGCAACGCGAAGCTGCTTGA
- a CDS encoding SDR family NAD(P)-dependent oxidoreductase, whose product MALNLAASNSPASNPFSLSGRRALVTGGTQGVGAAIAKSIAMAGGDVIIVGLRDDERAQETLQACRQTGVRAELLVADLAVPPDRFVDALVRDVDTLMHGIDVLVNNAGTFIDVPFLEMDFERYQTTMHLNLTAGYFLTQALARRWVRDHVAGRVLFTGSINGVLAEPDHTAYDASKGAVAALVRSLCVALAPHGIRVNSMAPGLVQTPLTRPAIDQGSVNAWMQLHTPNGRVPDADACGGAAVFLLSDAAEHVHGQTLLVDGGMSVWQQPDAPDNWPG is encoded by the coding sequence ATGGCATTGAACTTAGCGGCATCGAATTCACCGGCATCGAACCCGTTCTCACTTTCTGGTCGGCGGGCCCTGGTCACCGGTGGAACGCAGGGTGTCGGTGCTGCGATCGCGAAGTCGATTGCCATGGCCGGGGGGGACGTGATCATTGTCGGGCTCCGAGACGACGAACGTGCGCAAGAGACGCTGCAGGCGTGTCGCCAAACCGGTGTTCGCGCCGAGTTGCTGGTCGCCGACTTGGCCGTACCACCGGATCGATTCGTGGACGCACTAGTGCGAGACGTTGATACATTGATGCACGGCATCGATGTGCTGGTCAACAACGCGGGCACGTTTATCGATGTCCCTTTTTTGGAAATGGATTTCGAGCGTTATCAAACGACAATGCATCTGAATTTGACGGCGGGATATTTTCTGACCCAAGCTTTGGCTCGCCGTTGGGTCCGCGATCACGTCGCCGGTCGAGTCCTGTTCACCGGGTCGATCAATGGCGTATTGGCCGAGCCGGATCATACGGCCTACGACGCCAGCAAGGGCGCCGTCGCTGCGCTGGTGCGTTCCCTTTGTGTCGCGCTGGCGCCGCACGGGATCCGCGTCAACTCGATGGCGCCCGGATTGGTGCAGACTCCCTTGACCCGTCCGGCGATCGATCAAGGTTCGGTGAACGCGTGGATGCAATTGCACACTCCCAATGGCCGGGTTCCCGATGCTGATGCATGCGGGGGCGCGGCGGTGTTTTTGTTGTCGGATGCGGCCGAGCACGTCCACGGCCAGACGCTGTTGGTCGATGGCGGGATGAGCGTTTGGCAACAACCCGATGCACCGGACAATTGGCCTGGTTAG
- a CDS encoding HDOD domain-containing protein: MSKPVSSSARLGLRIDQAKWQLALPDGARRLIASGDFDGRDNETLVLWLSSEPELSERLLRWCNTPLYNLSRPYPSLEEAAKVMDGCDLARLAVLAWVRRMFLPDAQIDIYSREGLWSHSIAVGAVAMLIARTCNAGDPGLVFIAGALHDIGLCASERLDPDSFREVVSQTDELSPTHEVEKDLLGWDHSQLGAAILDQWGMPEAIQYSARYHHIPEQVIDSEHAATVGCVAVANYLCSRSGWASTGSNAIIAPAESVFRRLGIDAGLLTVLWTQLSLALDSVSDLR, translated from the coding sequence ATGTCGAAGCCCGTCTCCAGTTCCGCCCGCCTTGGATTGCGAATCGACCAAGCCAAATGGCAGCTCGCACTGCCCGATGGTGCGCGGCGGTTGATCGCATCTGGCGATTTCGACGGGCGTGACAACGAGACCTTGGTGCTTTGGCTAAGCAGCGAGCCCGAACTGTCCGAGCGGCTTTTGCGATGGTGCAACACGCCGCTGTACAACCTATCGCGTCCTTACCCGTCGCTCGAAGAAGCCGCCAAAGTGATGGACGGCTGCGATTTGGCCCGATTGGCTGTGTTGGCTTGGGTCCGACGCATGTTTCTGCCCGATGCCCAAATTGACATCTACAGTCGCGAAGGGCTGTGGAGTCACAGCATCGCCGTTGGCGCGGTGGCGATGTTGATCGCCCGCACGTGCAACGCCGGCGATCCCGGGTTGGTCTTCATCGCGGGCGCTCTGCATGACATCGGACTTTGCGCCAGCGAACGACTCGACCCCGATTCGTTTCGCGAAGTGGTCAGCCAAACCGATGAATTGTCCCCGACGCACGAAGTCGAAAAGGACTTGCTCGGTTGGGACCACAGCCAACTCGGCGCCGCGATCTTGGATCAGTGGGGGATGCCCGAAGCGATTCAGTATTCCGCTCGCTATCACCACATCCCTGAACAAGTCATCGATTCCGAACACGCCGCCACCGTGGGCTGCGTTGCGGTTGCCAACTACCTTTGCAGCCGAAGCGGTTGGGCATCGACGGGGTCAAACGCGATCATTGCGCCGGCCGAAAGCGTATTTCGACGCTTGGGTATCGACGCCGGATTGTTGACCGTGCTGTGGACCCAATTGTCGTTGGCACTCGATTCGGTCTCCGATTTGCGGTAG